The following nucleotide sequence is from Cellvibrio sp. PSBB006.
CGTGGTAGCAATAAGAAGAATATACAGAAAGGCCGCTACGGTCAGGCATTAGCTGACTCGATTGCGAAACTTGGGCCAGCTGAAAAATTTGTGGTTCCGGAATACATCGGTAACGCTATTAAGCATGTATGTGATTATGAGGAGGCGTGATCGTGAGTGGCCTTTCTGATGAGCAGCGAAATGTAGTTCATGCACCACTCAATGCTCTATCTGTTATTGCTTGTGCTGGCAGTGGAAAAACAAAAACTGCTGTTCACAGGTTAGAAAAGATCAAGTATGCGTTAACAAATACTCGTTCTCATGTTGCATTATTATCATTCTCAAATATCGCTGTCGATACCTTCAAAAAGACGTATCTGGAAATTTCATCTAATAGTCAAGGGCCCAGGGGTTTAAATAGAGTCACAATCGATACTGTAGATGGATTCATTACAAGCCACATAATTCGTCCTCATGCTCATCGAACTATGGGGTGTAGCAAAATTCCATTCTTGGTTGATGGGTCAGAACCGTTTCTTCTGAATAAAGAACTTAAATTCTGGTATGAGTTACCGTCCGGAGAGAAGAGGCCTGTAGAAGGTTCAGAAATAAATAACGTCACCGTAGATTTTGATGGTCGAGGCTTCAATTTTAAATACAAATATCATAACTCGGTATATATTATCAATAACGGCCTTTTAGTAACAAAGCGGCTCGGCTGTATTGGAGCATACACTCATGAGCTGGGTAAGTTCTGGGCACTAAAAAGTTTATGCGAGCAAGAAAATATATTGTCTTTAATCGTAAACAGATACCCACATATTATTGTGGATGAAGCACAAGATATTTCACTATTTCATCAATATATTCTTGAATTGTTTGCAGAAAAAGGGACAAATCTATCCCTTGTTGGAGATCCATGCCAAGCTATTTATGAGTTTTCAGGAGCAACTGGTCAGTTTATCGTTGATCATGATAGCTCTGTTAATGTTCATAGTTTACCGCTTACAACTAACTATCGTTCGATCCCCGAAATACTCTCTGTCGCAAATTCAATTTCAAAACGGAATGATGTGGCTTTCCGTAATCGAATTTCCGAGGGGCATGGCGCTTATTATGTTGCCTATGAAACCAATGACCACCAGAAGCTTATTTCTATATTCGAAAAGAAGCTTCAATCGTTAAATCTTTCAGTTGAAAATTCAGCAGTGTTGTATAGAGGGAATGCAGACATACAGAGGTTAAATGATTTTTCAAAAAATTTAGGGATAGGGAAGATTAAATTATTTTCATCTGCTGCTTTATACAGAGATGTGCATCTGGATTATTTCACTGCATTTCAACTCGTTTCTCGTGCAGTGATTGGACTTCTAAAAGATGTCCCAGATAATATTTTATCCTCTATTTTAAAGAG
It contains:
- a CDS encoding DEAD/DEAH box helicase produces the protein MSGLSDEQRNVVHAPLNALSVIACAGSGKTKTAVHRLEKIKYALTNTRSHVALLSFSNIAVDTFKKTYLEISSNSQGPRGLNRVTIDTVDGFITSHIIRPHAHRTMGCSKIPFLVDGSEPFLLNKELKFWYELPSGEKRPVEGSEINNVTVDFDGRGFNFKYKYHNSVYIINNGLLVTKRLGCIGAYTHELGKFWALKSLCEQENILSLIVNRYPHIIVDEAQDISLFHQYILELFAEKGTNLSLVGDPCQAIYEFSGATGQFIVDHDSSVNVHSLPLTTNYRSIPEILSVANSISKRNDVAFRNRISEGHGAYYVAYETNDHQKLISIFEKKLQSLNLSVENSAVLYRGNADIQRLNDFSKNLGIGKIKLFSSAALYRDVHLDYFTAFQLVSRAVIGLLKDVPDNILSSILKSDSNIVAKSMREDLWCFTRSTETGLPSAHLKASTEWHACLKNNLFLLLANLEEKYKYTKINNFSGNIKKTKLIDYPLAPDMAFNLESSTSIRVTTVHKVKGESLDGVLYIAKKDQIHALLDGVSTELGRIGYVAVTRAKDLFVLAVPKIIIKELSPRLDSIGFKKWNE